The genomic stretch TGATCGTCATGCTCGCAGGCGGTTGATCTAAAAAAAGAGAGGGGCGTGATTGGGCCCCTCTCTTGGGTTCTCTCCGGCTGCTCCCCCGATCAATGGGAGGCCGATTCAAGGGCAATGGCCTGTCTCTGAGCGGCCGTGATCTTTTCCGCAGCCGCCCTCTTCTTATTCAAAGCGACGCGATTGGCATCCACATAGTCCACCGCCTTCATGTCGCAGAAGCGGACACACTGGGGATCGCCATCACAGAGATCGCACTTGAAATTCTTCCGGTCGATGACGTTGAATCCCATCGCACCGAAGGGACAGACGGCCACGCAGGACCGGCAACCGATGCAGATGTCGTGGTTCACCATCACCCGTGCTAAGGCCTCATCCCGGTAAATGGCCTTCACCGGACAGACGATCATACAGGGGGCATCCTGACATTGCTGGCAGGACATCGGGATATAGATTCCCTCCGCCTCCCATTTGACGACCTTGATGCGGCTTCGGGCCGGGTTGGAGACGCCATCGTGATAAACGGAACAGACCAGTTCGCAGAGCCTGCAGCCCGTGCATTTTTCAGGGGTGATTGCAAGAACTTTACCCATGGGTTCCATTCGAAATCTCTCCTTTCATCACGCCCCTCTCCCGGTTGAGAGGAGCGAATAGGGGATCTATAAAAGGGTTAAAGCAGATGAGAAGGTTCCTTATCCAGGCCCAATCGCTTGAGCGTTTCGGGCTTGGGAACTCCATCCTTGTCAAGGCCTTTGTATTCGTAGAATTCATCGATCATCTTGCGAAACTTCTCTTTATCGATCACCCGGCCCACCACATCCGGGGCGCCCCGCCGGGTGGGCTCGTCGAAATACCGGTGGTTGAGCATATCGCCCCGGTAGGGATCTTCCCTCTTCAAGCCCTCCCGGAGGTTGAAAAGGCGCTCCATCATATTGCACCGCTCGGCGATCTCCCAGAGCTCGCGGGGGGTGAATTCCAATCCGGTATTATAGTAAATGACCTTGGCCCAATCTTCGAAGTTGGGAAGGGTTGCCCCCAAGAAGGTCGTATGGTACTTGCAGATCCCGAGACAATCGACGGCCATATAACAGTTTTCGTGCCAGAAGACCTGCCAGGGTTTGCCGATGTATTCGGTATGTTCCGAGCTTAAGGGGCCATCGTAGGGAACCGGGGTGCTGTAGATCTTCCTCAACACCTCCACGGGCAGGTGGTAGAGGTCGATCGCAGGCCGGCTTCTCAGGTGGTCGGATCCTCGGGAGGCCGTGGCGATGTTCAATGCCAGTGCTGGAGTGGCTCGTTCGTCGGAATGAAGGTTGCTCACCCCCTTCACCTGGATCAGGTAGTCGAAGGAATTCTTCCCGATTCGCTCGGAGGCGATGATCCCGCCTTCGGCCAAGGTGTCCCCCAGCCAACCCTTCCTGAAGACGATTCGCTCGATCATCTCCAGGAGTGCCTCGCTGCTTCCGAAGCGCAATTCGAGGCCATCGGTCTCTTTATCGGTGAGGATGCCCAGCTCGTAAAGCTCCATGGCCCATGAGATCAAACTCCCGATCTCGAGGTTGTCCACGCCCCACTGGTTGACCAGGTGGTTCGCCACGAGGAGCGTTTCGAGGTTTGGAATATCGGGCTCGGAGCAGAAGGCCCCCTGCGAGGTGTACTCCGGGCCCTCGTCATAGACGCCGGCAAACGGCCCTGTGGGGATTTTATACTTGGCGCGGCAATGGACCTGACAGCCAAAACAACCGGTCATGTGATAGGGGCCGATCGTTTTGGTGGAGTTTTCGTCAATCGACTCCGGCTCGATCTCATCGCAGTAGAGCATCTGGTTGTACTGGAAGTTTCGGGTACGGATCCCTCCCCAGGAGTTGGTGGCCCCCCAGATGAAGGGCGTGCCGAGCGTCCCCTGGGTCTGGTTCACCTTGGCGCTCGTGATCTGGTCGATAAACCGCTTATTGAACTCCAGGGCCTCCCGGGGATGGGCGATTTTGATGTCCATCGTCCCCCTTGCAGCGATGGCCTTCAGATTCTTCGAACCCATCACCGCTCCCATGCCGGTTCGACCGCCGGAGTTTTTGATGCCCGTCATCACGTTGGCATACCGCACCAGATTCTCGCCCGCCGGTCCGATGACCAGGCTCTTGATATCCTCGTCCCCCAGCTCCTCCCGGATGGCCCACTGGGTGTCGGTGACAGTCTTTCCCCAGAGGTTCTTGGCATCGCGGATCTCGATCTTTCCGTTGTGGATCCAGAGATAGACGGGTTTCTCGGCCTTCCCCTTGATGACGAGGTGATGGAATCCTGCCCAGGCCAGCTCGGGCGTGAAGAACCCGCCCATGTTGCAGCTGCCTAACATCCCTCCCAAGGGCGATTTGGCCATGACGTGGCACCGGGCGGTCGCCGAGGCCAACGTGGCCGTCAGCAGCCCACCGCTCACGATGAGGGTGTTTTTGGGGCCGAGGGGGTCTACGTTCTTTTCGGTATGATTGTAAAGGAGATAGGCATCCAGACCCCTGCCTCCGAGGAACTTCTTCCGAACCTCGATCGGAATGGGCCGGATGTCGATCTTACCGGTTGAAAGGTCGATATAGGCAATTTTTCTATCCAAGGGCATCTTTCTTCTCCTCCTTCATCTTTCTTTCGAACGCTTCCTCTGCAAGCCGCTTGTTCACGTCCCAGACAGGACCCCGGATGCGGGGAAAACCCTCCTTGACCCAGGCCACCCGGAATTCACTCCCACAGGTCGGGCACTTCACCGTCTTCGCACCGGGCGCGGGCTGAAGCCTCCCCATGCAGCTGGGATTGTGGCACCTCACCATTCCATAGGTCCGGGTTTTCCGTAGGCTCTCGGCTGTTGAAAGTCCTTCCTTCTCCTCCATGGCAACCCCCTTTCTCGGAAAGTGGAAGGGAAACCGGAAGACCTCCTGTTTCCCCCGGTTTAAAGTTCACAATAGTGAACCTTCCTCTCCGCGACGCCAAC from Thermodesulfobacteriota bacterium encodes the following:
- a CDS encoding 4Fe-4S dicluster domain-containing protein, with translation MGKVLAITPEKCTGCRLCELVCSVYHDGVSNPARSRIKVVKWEAEGIYIPMSCQQCQDAPCMIVCPVKAIYRDEALARVMVNHDICIGCRSCVAVCPFGAMGFNVIDRKNFKCDLCDGDPQCVRFCDMKAVDYVDANRVALNKKRAAAEKITAAQRQAIALESASH
- a CDS encoding aldehyde ferredoxin oxidoreductase family protein, yielding MPLDRKIAYIDLSTGKIDIRPIPIEVRKKFLGGRGLDAYLLYNHTEKNVDPLGPKNTLIVSGGLLTATLASATARCHVMAKSPLGGMLGSCNMGGFFTPELAWAGFHHLVIKGKAEKPVYLWIHNGKIEIRDAKNLWGKTVTDTQWAIREELGDEDIKSLVIGPAGENLVRYANVMTGIKNSGGRTGMGAVMGSKNLKAIAARGTMDIKIAHPREALEFNKRFIDQITSAKVNQTQGTLGTPFIWGATNSWGGIRTRNFQYNQMLYCDEIEPESIDENSTKTIGPYHMTGCFGCQVHCRAKYKIPTGPFAGVYDEGPEYTSQGAFCSEPDIPNLETLLVANHLVNQWGVDNLEIGSLISWAMELYELGILTDKETDGLELRFGSSEALLEMIERIVFRKGWLGDTLAEGGIIASERIGKNSFDYLIQVKGVSNLHSDERATPALALNIATASRGSDHLRSRPAIDLYHLPVEVLRKIYSTPVPYDGPLSSEHTEYIGKPWQVFWHENCYMAVDCLGICKYHTTFLGATLPNFEDWAKVIYYNTGLEFTPRELWEIAERCNMMERLFNLREGLKREDPYRGDMLNHRYFDEPTRRGAPDVVGRVIDKEKFRKMIDEFYEYKGLDKDGVPKPETLKRLGLDKEPSHLL
- a CDS encoding IBR domain-containing protein; translation: MEEKEGLSTAESLRKTRTYGMVRCHNPSCMGRLQPAPGAKTVKCPTCGSEFRVAWVKEGFPRIRGPVWDVNKRLAEEAFERKMKEEKKDALG